One window of the Leptotrichia hongkongensis genome contains the following:
- a CDS encoding DKNYY domain-containing protein — MKSRLSKIVIFVFLVANLGMAEYIKKDNAVYYKDEIWQADEKKVNDADFKTFVELNKIYGKDNKNVFYGDEKLENADFKTFQAVGENIGRDKDNLYWYNQKVKINPKDFKFYKNKDKIVYFRNNGKIYDLEGLNELNGIEDVDTFEVLDDEYSKDKHNIYYDGVTLSDVDMDTFQIIMPNYYAKDKNSVYSRHKKIKGANPKTIKVLNIAYIKDDKTVFSDFSFSNTLKNADVKSFEALGEYYGKDKNNVYLMGEKIKKADVKTFQIISEESFNHYSKDKNNVYLETYIIEGADPKTFEIIKEKPTYSKDKKYLYYSGKKIDEIRDDLENMSAGVLDIIRNGNRIYANGSRLDIENPENFKIIKNDYYNNPNIIYGKNDKNIYVIIGNGQKIRSKVIKDADINSFEIMEIGAYSRDKNNIYFTYSDVVKMKDVDKDSFIIREHGFSHDKNSVYFYGKKIDGISPKGFKIVDLAVNSGEPVTFALLTDSKNLYKFIYKFDDEEYNLKKPELVVITNVKVDAPSFELIKSYTGSYYRDKDSVFYYDINKNGLIEVEGADRNSFTEMENYFAKDNKNLYYLGKQVRNISSEGLKFVGPDIFKNKNGVYFWKDETGTGDYEIIPLNFDSTSFDIANKDTSDYFKDKNGIYYLDYGKLLNSESKDIQNAFIKLEGVDMPTFKAFGYGYSKDKNRVYCEYKEFKGVDVPSFTVVLEDEGVVVKDKNRIYENDCE, encoded by the coding sequence ATGAAAAGCAGACTTTCTAAAATTGTAATTTTTGTCTTTCTTGTGGCAAATCTGGGAATGGCTGAATATATAAAAAAAGATAATGCTGTTTACTATAAGGATGAAATATGGCAGGCAGATGAAAAAAAGGTAAATGATGCGGATTTTAAAACATTTGTAGAATTGAATAAGATTTATGGGAAAGATAATAAAAATGTTTTTTATGGAGACGAAAAACTAGAAAATGCAGATTTTAAAACGTTTCAGGCAGTTGGAGAAAATATTGGAAGAGATAAAGATAACCTGTATTGGTATAACCAAAAAGTAAAAATAAATCCAAAAGATTTTAAATTTTATAAAAATAAGGATAAAATAGTATATTTTAGAAATAATGGGAAAATATATGATTTAGAAGGATTAAATGAACTTAATGGAATTGAAGATGTAGATACTTTCGAAGTACTGGATGATGAATATTCAAAAGATAAACATAATATTTATTATGATGGAGTAACTTTGTCTGATGTGGATATGGATACTTTTCAGATAATAATGCCAAATTACTACGCTAAAGATAAAAATAGCGTGTATTCAAGACATAAAAAAATTAAAGGGGCAAATCCAAAAACAATAAAAGTTTTGAATATTGCATATATAAAAGACGATAAAACTGTTTTTTCAGATTTTTCTTTTAGTAATACACTTAAAAATGCAGACGTTAAGTCTTTTGAAGCATTAGGAGAATATTACGGAAAAGACAAAAACAATGTGTATTTAATGGGAGAAAAAATAAAAAAAGCCGATGTAAAAACTTTTCAGATAATTTCAGAAGAATCTTTTAATCACTATTCAAAAGATAAGAATAATGTTTATTTGGAAACATACATTATAGAAGGAGCAGATCCGAAAACTTTTGAAATTATAAAAGAAAAACCAACTTATTCAAAGGATAAAAAGTATTTGTATTATTCTGGGAAAAAAATTGATGAAATTAGAGATGATTTAGAAAATATGAGTGCTGGAGTGCTTGATATTATAAGAAATGGAAACAGAATTTATGCTAATGGAAGTAGGCTTGATATAGAAAATCCAGAAAATTTTAAAATAATAAAAAATGATTATTACAATAATCCAAATATAATTTATGGAAAAAATGACAAAAATATATATGTAATTATAGGAAATGGACAAAAAATTCGTAGTAAAGTAATAAAAGATGCGGACATAAACTCTTTTGAAATAATGGAAATTGGTGCATATTCACGAGATAAAAATAATATTTATTTTACGTATTCTGATGTTGTGAAAATGAAAGATGTAGACAAAGACAGTTTTATTATCCGAGAACATGGCTTTTCACACGATAAGAATAGTGTTTATTTTTATGGAAAAAAGATAGATGGAATAAGTCCAAAAGGATTTAAAATTGTTGATTTAGCTGTTAATTCTGGGGAGCCTGTAACATTTGCACTATTGACAGACAGTAAAAATTTATATAAATTTATTTATAAATTTGACGATGAAGAATATAATTTGAAAAAGCCGGAATTGGTTGTTATAACAAATGTAAAAGTGGATGCTCCAAGCTTTGAACTGATTAAATCATACACAGGAAGTTATTATAGGGATAAAGATAGTGTTTTTTATTATGATATTAATAAAAATGGACTTATAGAAGTCGAAGGTGCAGACAGAAATAGTTTTACTGAAATGGAAAATTATTTTGCAAAAGATAATAAAAATCTCTATTATCTTGGGAAACAAGTTAGAAATATAAGTTCAGAAGGATTAAAATTTGTTGGTCCAGATATTTTTAAAAATAAAAATGGTGTATATTTTTGGAAAGATGAAACTGGGACAGGAGATTATGAAATAATACCTTTAAATTTTGACAGTACTTCATTTGATATAGCGAATAAGGATACAAGTGATTATTTTAAAGATAAAAATGGAATTTATTATCTTGATTACGGTAAATTGTTAAATTCGGAATCGAAGGACATCCAAAATGCCTTTATTAAACTTGAAGGAGTTGATATGCCAACATTTAAAGCATTTGGATATGGGTATTCCAAAGATAAGAATAGAGTTTATTGTGAATATAAGGAATTTAAAGGGGTGGATGTGCCAAGTTTTACTGTCGTTCTGGAAGATGAGGGAGTTGTAGTTAAGGATAAAAATAGAATTTATGAAAATGATTGTGAATAA
- a CDS encoding TrmH family RNA methyltransferase → MRDVIASPDNKFYKLLKKLDKKKYRDENSIFKAEGEKFLNENINFNKIIVKESKFEYFDERYEISKHDNLTILKDNLFDEVSTQENSQGIIFLYSKNLNTIEDIKGDVVILDDIQDPGNAGTIIRTMIAANFQNLILTKGSVDVYNPKTVRATMSGIFKLNIIYETPENIVKFLNNKNYLKIATALHEDSISYEKIELQENNAFIFGHEGGGVSDYLIENSDIKAIIPIYGNIESLNVSVATGIFLYKMREKLESL, encoded by the coding sequence ATGAGAGATGTAATAGCAAGTCCAGATAACAAATTTTATAAATTGTTAAAAAAACTGGATAAAAAGAAGTATCGTGATGAAAACAGTATTTTTAAAGCTGAAGGGGAAAAGTTTCTGAATGAGAATATTAATTTTAATAAAATAATTGTAAAAGAATCGAAATTTGAATATTTTGATGAAAGATATGAAATTTCTAAGCATGATAATTTAACGATTTTGAAAGATAATCTGTTTGATGAGGTCTCAACGCAGGAAAATAGTCAAGGGATAATTTTTTTATATTCTAAAAATTTGAATACAATCGAGGATATAAAGGGAGATGTAGTAATTCTAGATGATATTCAGGATCCGGGAAACGCTGGAACAATTATCAGAACAATGATTGCTGCAAATTTTCAAAATTTAATTTTGACAAAAGGCTCTGTAGATGTCTATAATCCAAAAACAGTACGTGCCACAATGAGTGGAATTTTCAAATTAAATATAATTTATGAAACACCTGAAAATATTGTAAAATTTTTGAATAATAAAAATTATTTAAAAATAGCGACTGCTTTACACGAAGATTCTATTTCCTATGAAAAAATAGAATTGCAAGAAAATAATGCGTTTATTTTTGGACATGAAGGTGGAGGAGTATCTGATTATCTGATAGAAAATTCAGATATAAAGGCAATTATTCCAATTTATGGAAATATAGAATCATTGAATGTGAGTGTGGCAACAGGTATTTTTCTTTATAAGATGAGGGAGAAATTGGAGAGTTTGTAG
- a CDS encoding DUF6966 domain-containing protein yields the protein MNELKEKCLEMDKLLKKENVKTWEGMFKKFAEEIEKNKEIDEIKRKIRQSMIGGMGSFNDLVLPDNEADKKLKNLRKELFELLIL from the coding sequence ATGAATGAATTAAAAGAAAAATGTCTAGAAATGGACAAGTTGCTAAAAAAAGAAAATGTAAAAACTTGGGAGGGAATGTTTAAAAAATTTGCAGAAGAAATAGAAAAAAATAAAGAAATTGATGAAATAAAAAGAAAAATAAGGCAATCAATGATTGGTGGAATGGGTTCTTTTAATGATTTAGTCTTACCAGATAATGAAGCTGATAAAAAACTGAAAAATTTAAGAAAAGAGTTATTTGAATTATTAATTTTGTAA
- a CDS encoding deoxyribonuclease IV codes for MSKKEIFKIGSHVGMSGKDMLLGSVKEAVSYGSNTFMIYTGAPQNTRRKPIDELNIEAGLKLMKENNIDIDDIVVHAPYIINLGNAIKPETFEIAVQFLRTEIERTDAIGAKRIVLHPGAHVGEGEEVGINKIIEGLNEVLTKDQKTTVALETMAGKGTECGRSFEEIAKIIDGVKLKDKLTVCFDTCHVHDAGYDIVNDFEGVIEQFDKIVGIDRISVIHLNDSKNVCGAHKDRHENIGFGKIGFEVLNKIAHFEKFSHLPKILETPYVALSDDKKAKKVPPYKFEIEMLRAGKFDENVLEKIKNQ; via the coding sequence ATGTCGAAAAAAGAAATTTTTAAAATTGGATCACATGTGGGAATGAGTGGGAAAGATATGCTTTTGGGATCGGTTAAGGAAGCGGTTTCTTATGGATCGAATACTTTTATGATTTATACTGGAGCACCGCAGAATACACGGAGAAAGCCGATTGATGAGCTGAATATTGAGGCTGGGCTTAAACTTATGAAGGAGAATAATATTGATATTGACGATATTGTTGTGCATGCTCCTTATATAATTAACCTTGGGAATGCGATAAAACCTGAAACTTTTGAGATTGCAGTGCAGTTTTTGAGAACGGAGATTGAAAGGACAGATGCCATTGGAGCGAAAAGAATTGTTCTTCATCCAGGTGCTCACGTTGGGGAAGGTGAAGAAGTTGGAATTAATAAGATTATTGAAGGACTGAACGAAGTTTTGACAAAAGATCAGAAAACAACTGTGGCACTTGAGACAATGGCTGGAAAAGGTACAGAATGCGGAAGAAGTTTTGAAGAAATTGCAAAAATTATTGATGGTGTAAAATTAAAGGATAAACTGACAGTATGTTTTGATACTTGCCATGTTCACGACGCTGGATATGATATTGTGAATGATTTTGAGGGAGTTATTGAGCAGTTTGACAAAATTGTTGGAATTGACAGAATATCAGTAATTCACTTGAATGATAGTAAGAATGTGTGTGGTGCACATAAAGATAGGCATGAAAACATAGGATTTGGAAAAATCGGATTTGAAGTGTTAAATAAAATAGCACATTTTGAAAAATTTTCTCATTTACCTAAGATTTTGGAAACGCCTTATGTGGCTTTGAGCGATGATAAGAAGGCTAAAAAAGTTCCGCCATATAAATTTGAAATTGAGATGCTTAGAGCTGGGAAGTTTGATGAAAATGTGTTAGAAAAGATAAAAAATCAATAA
- a CDS encoding NAD(P)H-dependent oxidoreductase produces the protein MLKDKELTKKEMFEIFNRRYACKKYDKTKVVSDEDFMAIIEAGRISPSSFGLEPWKFILVKNEEMLNDMREFAWGAINSLNGASHIVMVLARKGVTGDSEYFERIGKEIKNISDENLKIRKEFFKKFQKEHFKLLESERALFDWASKQTYIAMVNMMNMAAALGIDSCAIEGFNKEMAEKYFSEKGVFDLKEYGISYFVSFGYRDEDITPKTRRELSEVYEVVE, from the coding sequence ATGCTAAAAGATAAAGAATTAACAAAAAAGGAAATGTTTGAAATATTTAACAGAAGATATGCGTGTAAAAAATATGACAAGACAAAAGTTGTTTCAGATGAAGATTTTATGGCAATTATTGAAGCAGGTAGAATTTCTCCTAGTTCATTTGGGCTTGAGCCTTGGAAATTTATTCTTGTGAAAAATGAGGAAATGCTGAATGATATGAGAGAGTTTGCTTGGGGAGCGATTAACAGCTTGAATGGGGCGAGTCATATTGTTATGGTGCTGGCTAGAAAAGGTGTTACTGGTGATAGCGAGTATTTTGAGAGAATTGGGAAAGAAATAAAAAATATTTCTGATGAAAATTTGAAGATTAGAAAAGAATTTTTTAAAAAATTTCAAAAAGAGCATTTTAAGTTGCTGGAAAGTGAAAGAGCATTATTTGACTGGGCTTCAAAACAGACTTACATTGCAATGGTAAATATGATGAATATGGCTGCGGCTCTTGGGATTGACAGCTGTGCAATTGAAGGATTTAATAAAGAAATGGCTGAAAAATACTTCTCTGAAAAAGGTGTCTTTGATTTGAAGGAATATGGAATTTCATATTTTGTAAGTTTTGGGTATAGAGATGAAGATATTACCCCAAAAACTAGAAGAGAACTTTCGGAAGTTTATGAAGTCGTTGAGTAG
- a CDS encoding YjdF family protein, whose translation MRKISGKLTVFFENPFWVGIFENFENGNLSVCKVTFGSEPKEYEIYDFILKKFCNLRFSNEMKSNFNEKAKNPKRRQREIKKELQSKKFLKKSEEILKLQYEENKRERKVKTKQEKELEKQKKFLLKQEKKKKKHKGR comes from the coding sequence ATGAGAAAGATTTCAGGAAAATTGACAGTTTTTTTTGAAAATCCTTTTTGGGTAGGAATTTTTGAAAATTTTGAAAATGGTAATTTATCAGTTTGTAAAGTAACTTTTGGTTCGGAACCTAAAGAATATGAAATTTATGATTTTATATTAAAAAAGTTTTGTAATCTTCGATTTAGTAATGAAATGAAGTCAAATTTTAATGAAAAAGCCAAAAATCCAAAACGTAGACAAAGAGAAATAAAAAAAGAGCTTCAAAGTAAAAAATTTTTGAAAAAATCGGAAGAAATTTTAAAATTACAATACGAAGAGAATAAAAGGGAACGAAAAGTTAAAACAAAACAAGAAAAAGAACTTGAAAAACAGAAAAAATTTTTATTGAAACAGGAGAAAAAGAAAAAGAAACATAAAGGAAGATAA
- the gltX gene encoding glutamate--tRNA ligase has translation MSEKKVRVRIAPSPTGDPHVGTAYIGLFNYAFAKHNGGDFILRIEDTDRTRFSGDSEQQIFDAMKWLGLNYDEGPDVGGEAGPYRQSERFSIYKDYAEQLVEKGEAYYCFCTAERLQKLRERQAAMKQAPGYDGHCRNLSKEEVEAKLAAGEPYVIRLKMPYEGETVVNDGLRGEIRFENSKIDDQVLLKSDGFPTYHLANIVDDHLMGITHVIRAEEWISSTPKHIQLYKAFGWDEPKWYHMPLLRNADKTKISKRKNPVSLNYYKEEGYLKEGLLNFLALMGWSFGENKEIFTIDEMIQNFSFDKISLGGPVFDLVKLGWVNNHHMRLKDLDELTKLAIPYFVQAGYYENENLSDEEFSKLKRIVEITREGSQTLKELPVNASIYFEDEFELPVIEEGMNKKERKSIEKLTSSLETETGKKSIQMFIEKINKLNEEISEDEAKQILHELQDEIGEGPAAVLMPLRAVITGKARGADLYTVIAVIGKERTLARINNILNK, from the coding sequence ATGTCAGAAAAAAAAGTAAGAGTTAGAATAGCACCGTCTCCAACTGGAGATCCACACGTAGGAACTGCCTACATTGGACTATTTAATTATGCATTTGCAAAACATAATGGTGGAGATTTTATTTTAAGAATAGAAGATACGGATAGAACGAGATTTTCAGGAGATTCAGAACAGCAAATTTTTGATGCAATGAAATGGCTTGGGTTAAATTATGATGAGGGTCCAGACGTTGGGGGAGAAGCAGGGCCTTATAGACAGTCGGAAAGATTTTCGATTTATAAGGATTATGCTGAACAATTGGTGGAAAAAGGGGAAGCGTACTACTGTTTCTGTACTGCTGAAAGATTGCAAAAATTAAGAGAAAGACAAGCGGCTATGAAACAAGCACCGGGATATGACGGGCATTGCAGAAACTTGTCAAAAGAAGAAGTGGAAGCAAAACTAGCGGCTGGAGAGCCTTATGTTATCAGACTTAAAATGCCTTATGAAGGTGAAACTGTTGTAAATGATGGATTAAGAGGAGAAATTAGATTTGAAAACAGTAAAATTGACGATCAAGTTTTATTAAAATCTGATGGATTCCCAACTTATCATTTGGCAAATATTGTTGATGATCATTTGATGGGGATAACTCACGTTATAAGAGCGGAAGAGTGGATTTCTTCTACGCCTAAGCATATTCAGTTATACAAAGCATTTGGATGGGATGAGCCAAAATGGTATCACATGCCACTTTTAAGAAATGCTGACAAAACTAAAATTTCAAAGAGAAAAAATCCTGTTTCATTGAATTATTATAAAGAAGAAGGATATTTAAAAGAGGGATTGCTAAACTTCCTTGCACTTATGGGATGGAGCTTTGGAGAAAATAAGGAAATTTTTACTATTGATGAAATGATACAAAATTTCTCATTTGATAAAATTTCTCTTGGAGGGCCTGTATTTGACCTAGTTAAATTGGGATGGGTAAACAATCATCACATGAGATTAAAGGATTTGGATGAATTGACAAAATTGGCTATTCCGTATTTTGTGCAAGCTGGTTACTATGAAAATGAAAACTTGTCAGATGAAGAATTTTCAAAATTAAAAAGAATTGTGGAAATTACAAGGGAAGGTTCACAAACATTAAAAGAATTGCCAGTAAATGCTTCAATTTACTTTGAAGATGAATTTGAATTGCCAGTAATTGAAGAAGGAATGAATAAAAAAGAAAGAAAATCAATCGAAAAACTGACTTCTTCACTTGAAACAGAAACAGGTAAAAAATCTATCCAAATGTTTATTGAAAAAATAAATAAATTAAATGAAGAAATTTCAGAAGACGAAGCAAAACAAATCCTGCACGAACTGCAAGATGAAATAGGAGAAGGTCCAGCAGCAGTATTAATGCCACTTAGGGCAGTTATTACAGGAAAAGCCAGAGGAGCCGATTTATACACAGTAATTGCAGTTATTGGAAAAGAAAGAACATTGGCTAGAATAAATAATATTTTGAATAAATAA
- the ytvI gene encoding sporulation integral membrane protein YtvI, which yields MASYKNFDFKKLYFLVYIALILLVVFLAFKLGIFLFPFTIALFFSILTRPFTRFLQKRLKLSKKLSTIISIVTFLLIFFGIIGWGSLKLISEIYKLSQNLNSYSEITQKLWTDSMAKVYTYLGNFPSGFTKQVNDTINSFISSGSSKLGGFIKGLISFITSIPTVILYICITILATFFISLDRDEIVSFLEQQLPKSWLDKVFNIKTDMFTVLGSYIKAQIILMTICFFELLVCLNLLSFLGLNVPYPLLMSIIICTIDALPILGAGTVLIPWAVISFALSDIKLGIALIIIYLFVLSVRQMLEPKLVSQNLGVHPLITLISMYSGFKIFGVMGFLIGPVVMIILKNVFSRELEVGFFRDIFGDVPDNHKPESKSDLKNQK from the coding sequence ATGGCAAGTTACAAAAATTTTGACTTTAAAAAATTATATTTTCTCGTTTATATTGCTTTAATTTTGCTAGTTGTATTTTTAGCATTTAAACTTGGGATATTTTTGTTTCCATTTACGATAGCGTTGTTTTTTTCAATATTGACACGGCCGTTTACACGATTTTTGCAAAAAAGGTTAAAGCTTTCAAAAAAGCTGTCTACAATAATTTCTATTGTAACATTTTTATTGATATTCTTTGGAATTATTGGCTGGGGATCATTAAAATTGATAAGTGAAATTTATAAATTATCGCAAAATCTTAACAGTTATAGCGAAATAACACAAAAATTATGGACTGACAGCATGGCAAAAGTTTATACTTATCTTGGAAATTTTCCGTCAGGATTTACAAAGCAGGTAAACGATACGATAAACAGTTTTATTTCCTCAGGCTCTTCAAAACTTGGAGGATTTATAAAAGGGCTGATAAGTTTTATTACATCTATTCCGACTGTAATTCTATATATCTGTATAACGATTCTTGCAACTTTCTTTATAAGTCTTGACAGGGATGAAATTGTATCTTTCCTAGAGCAGCAGCTTCCAAAGTCTTGGCTAGATAAGGTTTTCAATATAAAAACTGACATGTTTACAGTTCTTGGCTCTTATATCAAGGCACAGATTATTTTAATGACAATATGTTTTTTTGAACTTCTAGTATGTTTAAATTTATTATCATTTTTAGGGCTAAATGTACCATATCCCCTATTAATGTCAATCATAATCTGTACAATCGATGCACTCCCAATATTAGGAGCAGGAACAGTCTTAATCCCATGGGCGGTAATTTCTTTTGCACTATCTGACATAAAATTAGGTATTGCCCTAATAATAATTTACCTATTTGTCCTTTCTGTAAGGCAAATGCTGGAACCAAAGCTGGTAAGCCAAAATTTAGGAGTCCATCCATTAATCACACTAATCTCAATGTACTCAGGATTCAAAATTTTTGGTGTGATGGGATTCCTGATCGGGCCTGTTGTAATGATTATTTTGAAAAATGTATTTTCAAGAGAACTGGAAGTTGGATTTTTCAGGGATATTTTTGGCGATGTTCCCGATAACCATAAACCAGAATCTAAATCTGATTTAAAAAATCAAAAATAA
- the serA gene encoding phosphoglycerate dehydrogenase translates to MYKVLVGEYIDDEAIAGLQEARDVKVDVKVGISREEILDIIGEYDALIVRSVIKVDKELLDKAKNLKIVGRAGNGTDNINIPEATAHGVIVANTPDSNTVSACEIAIGLMLASARNIVAANNFIKSGKWEREIFVGSEMFEKTLGIIGLGRIGGLVATRMKAFGMKLVAYDPYISDERFKRYGCEKAKTLDELLEKADVITIHTPKTKETVDMINTENIHKLKDGVRLVNAARGGLFNEEAVAEGLRSGKIASFGYDVHTVEPRSECILYEFENAITTPHIGATTYEAQRNVGTQVVKQVLNGLRGEIVETAVNLPAIGREEFLIVKPFINLAEKLGKIYFQIEKTPITNVVLNYYGEIAEQETALVDSTAIKGILEPVLKEEVNYINSKPLAEKRGINISINKKEHKYKNYSSAIEFVITNEEGKKIYVVGTIGMNNEERIISIKNHDVDMAISDNMIYLGNEDVPGVIGAVGATLGKQNINIATMNVGRRENSAIMLLTVDSEVGKKSLKELRELSQIKWAHYLDLTI, encoded by the coding sequence ATGTATAAAGTATTAGTTGGGGAATATATTGATGATGAGGCGATTGCAGGACTGCAGGAAGCTAGAGATGTGAAAGTTGATGTGAAAGTTGGAATTTCACGTGAAGAAATTTTGGATATAATTGGTGAATATGACGCTCTTATTGTGAGAAGTGTTATAAAAGTAGATAAGGAACTGCTGGATAAGGCAAAAAATCTGAAAATAGTCGGACGTGCTGGAAACGGTACGGATAATATCAATATTCCTGAAGCGACTGCACATGGGGTAATTGTAGCGAATACTCCTGACAGCAATACAGTTTCGGCTTGTGAAATTGCGATTGGGCTAATGCTTGCCTCTGCGAGAAATATTGTTGCGGCAAATAATTTTATAAAAAGTGGAAAATGGGAAAGAGAAATATTTGTAGGAAGCGAGATGTTTGAAAAAACATTGGGGATTATCGGACTTGGAAGAATTGGTGGACTGGTTGCTACGAGAATGAAAGCGTTTGGAATGAAGCTTGTTGCTTATGATCCATATATTTCAGATGAGCGTTTTAAGAGATATGGCTGTGAAAAGGCTAAAACATTGGATGAACTGTTGGAAAAAGCAGATGTGATAACTATTCATACGCCTAAGACTAAAGAAACTGTGGATATGATAAACACTGAAAATATTCACAAGTTAAAAGACGGTGTAAGGCTTGTAAATGCAGCACGTGGAGGGTTATTTAACGAAGAGGCTGTGGCTGAAGGATTAAGAAGTGGGAAAATTGCGAGCTTTGGATATGATGTTCACACGGTTGAGCCACGTTCTGAATGTATTCTTTATGAATTTGAAAATGCAATTACAACGCCACATATTGGGGCGACTACTTATGAAGCACAGCGAAATGTAGGAACTCAGGTTGTAAAACAGGTATTAAATGGACTTCGTGGGGAAATAGTTGAAACGGCTGTGAATCTGCCTGCAATTGGAAGAGAAGAATTTTTAATTGTAAAACCATTTATAAATTTGGCTGAAAAATTAGGAAAAATTTATTTCCAAATTGAAAAAACTCCAATTACAAATGTTGTGCTTAATTATTATGGAGAAATTGCCGAGCAGGAAACTGCACTTGTGGATTCGACAGCAATAAAAGGGATTCTGGAGCCAGTTTTAAAAGAAGAAGTTAATTATATTAACTCAAAGCCGCTTGCTGAAAAAAGAGGTATTAATATTTCAATAAATAAAAAGGAACATAAATATAAAAATTATTCTTCAGCAATAGAATTTGTAATAACAAATGAAGAAGGCAAGAAAATATATGTTGTTGGAACAATTGGAATGAATAATGAGGAAAGAATTATCAGCATAAAGAATCATGATGTGGATATGGCAATTTCTGACAATATGATTTATTTAGGAAATGAAGATGTGCCAGGAGTTATCGGAGCTGTGGGGGCAACACTTGGAAAACAAAACATAAATATTGCTACAATGAACGTAGGTAGACGTGAAAACAGTGCAATTATGCTGCTTACAGTTGACAGTGAAGTCGGTAAGAAATCATTGAAGGAACTTAGGGAACTGAGTCAGATAAAATGGGCTCATTATTTGGATTTAACAATATAA